The Teredinibacter sp. KSP-S5-2 genome includes a window with the following:
- a CDS encoding diacylglycerol kinase, producing the protein MSEQLSPEKEELQQDSAIPNHKGFTRFRKAAYYSSKGFIAAYRYEEAFRLELFFSLFLVPAAFFLPVTKHERIAMVATIIIVLIVEILNTGIEAVVDRIGYEKHELAGRAKDMGSAAVFLSLVLWAWVWGSILFM; encoded by the coding sequence ATGTCCGAACAGCTTTCACCCGAGAAGGAAGAGTTACAACAGGATAGCGCCATACCAAACCATAAGGGCTTCACGCGTTTTCGAAAAGCCGCTTATTATTCATCTAAAGGATTTATCGCTGCGTATCGCTACGAAGAAGCCTTCCGCCTTGAGCTGTTTTTTTCCCTGTTTCTTGTTCCGGCGGCTTTTTTTCTTCCCGTTACCAAGCACGAACGTATCGCTATGGTCGCGACCATTATTATTGTCCTTATTGTGGAGATTCTGAATACTGGAATTGAAGCGGTGGTCGACCGTATTGGTTACGAAAAACATGAGCTTGCCGGACGGGCAAAAGATATGGGTTCTGCGGCTGTGTTTTTGAGCCTTGTACTGTGGGCATGGGTGTGGGGCAGTATCTTATTTATGTAA